In the Theobroma cacao cultivar B97-61/B2 chromosome 1, Criollo_cocoa_genome_V2, whole genome shotgun sequence genome, one interval contains:
- the LOC18612159 gene encoding mitogen-activated protein kinase 20: MQQDHRKKSSTEMDFFSEYGDANRYKIQEVIGKGSYGVVCSAIDTHSGEKVAIKKIHDIFEHISDAARILREIKLLRLLRHPDIVEIKHIMLPPSRRDFKDIYVVFELMESDLHQVIKANDDLTREHYQFFLYQLLRALKYIHTANVYHRDLKPKNILANANCKLKICDFGLARVAFNDTPTTIFWTDYVATRWYRAPELCGSFFSKYTPAIDIWSIGCIFAEVLTGKPLFPGKNVVHQLDLMTDLLGTPSLDTISRVRNDKARRYLTSMRKKQPVPFEQKFPNADPLALRLLQRLLAFDPKDRPTAEEALVDPYFKGLAKVEREPSCQPITKMEFEFERRRVTKEDIRELIFREILEYHPQLLKDYMNGTERTNFLYPSAVDQFRKQFAHLEENGKSGPVIPLERKHVSLPRSTIVHSNTIPPKEQPSINSFKDRQNAEEAFSKSSRETEAVPVHLSRSLQAQQRIPLAKPGKVVGPVVPYENGTIMKDAYDPRTFIRSTVLPPQAVHPAYSYHKSGTGKQERSTMESERELVSQTKKVPQCGMAAKFAPDIAINIDTNPFFMTRVNKVEPADERIAIDTNLLQAKAHYGGIGVTATAAATATAHRKVGTVQYGMTRMY; the protein is encoded by the exons ATGCAGCAAGATCACCGAAAGAAG AGTTCTACAGAGATGGACTTTTTCTCTGAATACGGTGATGCCAATAGATATAAGATTCAAGAAGTCATAGGAAAAGGCAGTTATGGTGTTGTGTGCTCGGCAATTGACACCCATTCTGGTGAAAAAGtggcaataaagaaaatacATGATATTTTTGAGCATATTTCTGATGCTGCCCGTATTCTTCGCGAGATAAAGCTGCTCAGACTTCTTCGGCATCCTGATATTGTTGAGATTAAACACATTATGCTGCCTCCTTCTCGAAGGGACTTCAAAGATATTTATGTGGTTTTTGAGCTCATGGAGTCAGATCTTCACCAAGTTATAAAAGCTAATGATGACTTGACTAGAGAACACTACCAGTTTTTTCTTTACCAGCTACTTCGTGCATTGAAGTATATTCATACTG CAAATGTCTACCATCGAGATTTAAAACCGAAGAATATTTTGGCAAATGCAAACTGCAAACTTAAGATATGCGATTTTGGTTTAGCTAGAGTTGCATTCAATGATACACCTACAACGATATTCTGGACG GATTATGTTGCTACAAGATGGTATAGAGCTCCAGAGCTCTGTGGATCATTTTTCTCTAAG TATACACCTGCAATTGATATATGGAGTATAGGGTGCATCTTTGCTGAGGTGTTAACTGGGAAGCCACTCTTTCCTGGGAAAAATGTTGTTCACCAGCTGGATTTGATGACTGATTTGCTTGGGACACCTTCATTAGATACCATCTCTCGG GTTCGAAATGACAAGGCAAGAAGATACTTAACAAGCATGAGAAAAAAGCAACCAGTTCCATTTGaacaaaaatttccaaatgCAGATCCCTTGGCTCTACGTCTACTTCAAAGATTGCTGGCCTTTGATCCAAAAGACCGCCCAACTGCTGAAGAG GCCCTTGTTGATCCTTACTTTAAGGGACTGGCAAAAGTTGAGAGGGAGCCTTCCTGTCAGCCAATTACAAAGATGGagtttgagtttgagaggCGAAGGGTCACAAAGGAGGATATACGGGAGTTAATTTTCCGGGAGATACTGGAATACCATCCTCAGCTGCTCAAAGACTATATGAATGGAACTGAGAGGACCAACTTTCTCTATCCCAG TGCGGTTGATCAATTCAGAAAGCAATTTGCACATCTTGAGGAAAATGGTAAAAGTGGGCCAGTTATTCCACTTGAAAGAAAGCATGTCTCTCTTCccag GTCAACAATTGTACATTCCAATACAATCCCCCCCAAAGAGCAACCAAGCATCAATTCCTTCAAAGATAGGCAAAATGCAGAAGAGGCATTCAGCAAAAGTTCCAGGGAAACTGAAGCTGTTCCTGTACATTTATCAAGAAGCTTGCAGGCACAACAAAGAATCCCACTAG CCAAACCAGGAAAGGTAGTAGGCCCAGTTGTGCCTTATGAGAATGGAACAATCATGAAAGATGCCTATGATCCAAGAACATTCATAAGAAGCACAGTTCTTCCACCTCAGGCTGTCCACCCTGCGTATTCTTATCACAAATCTGGCACTGGAAAGCAAGAAAGATCCACAATGGAGTCCGAAAGGGAGTTGGTCTCCCAAACTAAAAAGGTTCCTCAATGCGGCATGGCAGCCAAATTTGCACCAGATATAGCTATCAATATCGACacaaacccatttttcatgacCAGAGTGAACAAGGTGGAGCCTGCTGATGAGAGAATTGCCATTGATACGAACTTGTTGCAGGCGAAAGCTCATTATGGTGGAATAGGTGTTACCGCAACTGCTGCTGCAACCGCCACTGCTCATAGGAAGGTTGGAACTGTTCAGTATGGCATGACAAGGATGTATTAG
- the LOC18612156 gene encoding peroxisomal and mitochondrial division factor 2: MADSTIINGETENQTAESFYDADEAKVTELASKIEALESEKLELSNENKEVKEKIKKLTLEIDQLLIKEEEMRGEMDQWEEDKKALESITSRAIDLETEVSRLQHDLITSMSEVDEANTEVFELKRVLEEKGLVIERLDREIDELKKEKAESEKKKRELERNLGLLEVRESEERSKKVRIEEEMREKIDEFKKQVEQLEAEVAKTKGELKRSEEAKRESEEKAMGLELKMFELKKEMEERTGEGINGKAREADESVGCEGKGLNVPVVAAASAGATVVAVAVVYLCCCKRS, encoded by the coding sequence ATGGCAGATTCGACTATCATCAATGGCGAAACGGAGAATCAGACGGCGGAAAGCTTCTACGACGCTGATGAAGCCAAAGTAACCGAACTGGCTAGCAAAATCGAAGCTCTTGAGAGCGAGAAGCTGGAACTAAGCAACGAGAACAAAGAAGTGAAGGAAAAGATCAAGAAACTGACACTAGAAATTGATCAACTACTAatcaaggaagaagaaatgagagGAGAAATGGATCAGTGGGAGGAGGATAAGAAGGCCCTAGAATCCATCACCTCGAGAGCGATTGATCTTGAAACCGAGGTTTCGAGGCTTCAACATGATCTGATAACTTCGATGAGTGAAGTAGATGAGGCGAATACGGAGGTCTTTGAGTTAAAGAGAGTATTGGAAGAGAAAGGATTGGTGATTGAGAGATTGGACAGGGAAATTGATGAgttgaagaaagagaaagctgagagtgagaaaaaaaagagggaaTTGGAGAGGAATTTAGGGCTTTTAGAAGTGAGGGAATCGGAGGAGAGGAGCAAGAAAGTTAGAATCGAAGAGGAAATGAGGGAAAAGATCGATGAGTTCAAGAAGCAAGTTGAACAGTTGGAAGCAGAGGTGGCGAAAACGAAGGGTGAATTGAAAAGAAGTGAAGAAGCAAAAAGAGAATCCGAGGAGAAGGCAATGGGATTGGAGTTGAAGATGTTCGAATTGAAGAAGGAGATGGAGGAGAGGACCGGTGAGGGTATTAACGGAAAGGCCAGGGAGGCTGATGAGAGTGTGGGTTGTGAAGGGAAAGGGTTGAATGTGCCGGTCGTGGCAGCAGCATCGGCTGGGGCTACTGTTGTTGCGGTTGCTGTGGTCTATCTTTGCTGTTGTAAGCGGTCGTGA
- the LOC18612155 gene encoding uncharacterized protein LOC18612155: MEGSSNGRLEETPRAEAHDEEKEVILDDSPAPKLDVEFVRDITPDGNFKSINNTPDAEDFRSSSSSSDEEAAPEEKSPWVEKSENFEEKVVSDSVVESVELEPESVEKSGDSGVAELDSKETEENIPPSLDETNADSPIVADLSINRSNERTQQLSSAETSGHSALLTDVESKGIDEETTLPGLNETDASAVAVDAVCKGIEETTISCLDGNGGVPAAEAVQGITETEIPASDKSAGGSSGSPDLASKENVEDSLQAANVPIVETRDVGELVNKPEIHESTGNKPIISLSHRPVEPTSWKSCCGLFEVLRRSNR; the protein is encoded by the exons ATGGAAGGATCTTCAAACGGAAGACTAGAGGAGACCCCGAGGGCAGAAGCACATGATGAAGAGAAGGAAGTTATTTTGGACGATTCTCCAGCGCCGAAACTAGACGTTGAATTTGTTAGAGACATTACTCCTGATGGGAACTTTAAGTCCATCAATAACACCCCTGATGCGGAGGATTTCAGGTCAAGTAGCAGCAGTTCGGATGAAGAGGCAGCGCCGGAGGAAAAGAGTCCTTGGGTGGagaagtctgagaattttgaAGAGAAGGTGGTTTCTGATTCAGTTGTTGAGTCAGTTGAACTTGAACCAGAATCAGTCGAGAAATCAGGGGATTCTGGTGTTGCTGAATTAGATTCCAAAGAAACAGAAGAGAACATTCCACCATCTTTGGACGAGACTAATGCGGATTCTCCAATAGTAGCAGATTTGTCAATAAATCGTTCGAATGAACGAACACAGCAGCTGTCCTCTGCTGAGACCTCCGGGCATTCTGCACTCTTAACAGATGTGGAATCAAAGGGAATTGATGAGGAAACAACGCTGCCAGGCTTGAATGAGACTGATGCCTCTGCGGTTGCAGTAGATGCCGTGTGCAAGGGGATTGAAGAAACAACTATTTCTTGTTTGGATGGGAATGGGGGAGTTCCTGCAGCTGAAGCAGTCCAAGGAATCACGGAAACCGAAATTCCAGCTTCAGACAAGAGTGCTGGGGGTTCATCAGGTTCCCCTGATTTGGCATCCAAGGAAAATGTTGAAGATTCATTGCAGGCAGCAAACGTCCCTATCGTGGAGACCAGAGATGTTGGTGAACTAGTAAACAAGCCCGAGATCCATGAAAGCACGGGGAATAAG CCTATCATATCTCTGAGTCATCGTCCTGTGGAACCAACTTCTTGGAAGAGTTGCTGTGGACTTTTTGAAGTTCTGCGGCGCTCCAACAGATAA
- the LOC18612157 gene encoding transcription factor PAR1, which produces MESALTQTNIPTFQSKETKTHQSPLMGNALHEPLPASFQRNRGTRRKRREYLKAKKKDHLSEKQGAGGEEDDDDDDKAEVKRKIVALQRIVPGGESLGVDKLFEETAGYILALQCQIKAMRVLSSFIEGLEKQKRKLGG; this is translated from the coding sequence ATGGAGAGTGCCTTGACCCAGACAAATATACCTACATTTCAAAGCAAAGAAACAAAGACCCACCAAAGCCCTTTGATGGGAAATGCATTGCATGAACCTTTACCTGCTAGTTTCCAAAGAAACCGGGGCACCAGAAGGAAACGAAGAGAGTACTTGAAGGCTAAAAAGAAGGATCACCTGAGTGAAAAACAAGGAGCaggaggagaagaagatgatgatgacGACGACAAGGCAGAAGTGAAGAGAAAGATTGTGGCATTGCAAAGGATTGTTCCGGGAGGTGAGTCTTTAGGGGTTGACAAGCTGTTTGAAGAGACTGCTGGGTATATATTAGCTTTGCAGTGTCAAATTAAAGCCATGAGAGTTCTTTCAAGCTTTATCGAAGGCTTggagaaacagaaaagaaagctCGGAGGTTGA